The sequence GCGGTGATGAAGGGCAGGTTGATCGTGGTCTCCAGGGTCGAGGAGAGCTCGATCTTGGCCTTCTCGGCCGCCTCCTTGAGGCGCTGCATGGCCATCTTGTCGTTCGACAGGTCGATGCCGTGGTTGTTCTTGAAGGTGGTCAGCAGCCACTCGACGATGCGCTGGTCCCAGTCGTCGCCGCCCAGGTGCATGTCGCCGGAGGTCGCCTGGACCTCGATGACGCCCTCGCCGATGTCGAGCAGGGAGACGTCGAAGGTGCCGCCGCCCAGGTCGAAGACCAGGATGGTCTCGTCGTTCTCCTTGTCCAGGGAGTAGGCCAGCGAGGCCGCGGTCGGCTCGTTGATGATGCGCAGGACGTCGAGCCCGGCGATCTCACCGGCCTCCTTGGTGGCCTGGCGCTGGGCGTCGTCGAAGTAGGCCGGGACGGTGATCACGGCCTGGGTGACCTGGTCGCCCAGGTAGGCCTCGGCGTCGCGCTTGAGCTTCTGCAGGATGAACGCGCTCACCTGCTGGGGGGAGAACTCCTTGCCGTCGGCGCGGAACCGCCAGGACGACTCGCCCATGTGGCGCTTGACCGAACGCACGGTCCGGTCGGGGTTGGTGACCGCCTGGCGCTTGGCGACCTCGCCGACGAGCACCTCACCGGTCTTGGCGAGGGCGACCACCGACGGGGTCGTGCGGGCCCCCTCGGCGTTGGGGATCACCGTCGGCTCGCCACCCTCCAGGGTGGACACGACGGAGTTGGTGGTCCCCAGGTCGATCCCTACGGCCTTGGCCATCTCATCACCTCAAACAAGCTGGGACAGGTTCGAGACCCAGCATAGGGAGTTGAGTGGCCTGTTGTCAAGCTTATGGGTTCGGGCGTTTTATGTTGCCTCTGACCTGCGCGTTCAGGTAGGCTCAGGGAGTGCTGCGGGGTCCTCGGGGACCACCTTGGCGCCCGGTCCGACCCCGGCGGCGGCGAAGGACCCGGCGGCCAGCTCGATCGCGTAGCGGTAGGGGCCGGCCGGCGCGTAGCTGGGGCACGGGTCGGCCCGGCACGGCGTCATCTCGGACACGCTGACCACCCGGCCGTCGGCGGCCACGAACGCGATCGACAGCGGGACCAGGGTGTTCTTCATCCAGTAGGCCTCGGCCACGTCCTCAGGGTAGAGGAAGACCATGCCGGTCCCCTCCGGCACCTCGGTGCGCCCCATCAGCCCCCGGGCCCGGGCGGCGGGGGTGGCGGCGATCTCCAGCCGCACCGTCCGGGCCTCGCCACCGGCC is a genomic window of Actinomycetota bacterium containing:
- a CDS encoding DUF192 domain-containing protein; this translates as MRDPTRPQSPPTRPQPSPSRARAGLLAGGLLLVVAGVAVLAWVLASAAGLVGRDDPVMADPPATTTPSASRAARTVTYRLEPAGGEARTVRLEIAATPAARARGLMGRTEVPEGTGMVFLYPEDVAEAYWMKNTLVPLSIAFVAADGRVVSVSEMTPCRADPCPSYAPAGPYRYAIELAAGSFAAAGVGPGAKVVPEDPAALPEPT